The Vicinamibacteria bacterium DNA window GCCGATGGCGACCCACACCTCAGAAGCGGAGGGGTCGCTGCCGAAGTCTTCGACAACCGCGATCCCGTGTTCGCTGAGGAGCGCACGGTTGCCGGCCACAATGCGCTCGCCTCCGAGCTTCGCCACGACGCCTTTTCCCGGCGTGTAGGCGAAGTGGTCCGGCTCGACGGCTCTAATGCCAAGCTCATCAGCCCGCTTGAGGATCGCTTTGCCGAGCGGGTGCTCCGAGCGACGCTCGGCAACCGCGGCCGCCTCGAAAAGGGTTGTCGAGGAAACGCCCCTGACGGGAAGGATAGCGCGCACTTCTGGCGCCCCATACGTAACCGTCCCCGTTTTGTCGAACACCACGGTATCGACAACCGCGAGAATCTCGAGATACAGACCCCCCTTGATGATTGACCCCAGGCGTGCCGCCCGACCGATGGCTCCGAGGATGGCGAGAGGGGTGCCGGCTGCGATCCCGCACGCGCCCGCCACGATGATGACGGAAATCGTGGAGCGGGCGTCGCGCGTGATGGCAAACGTCAGGAGGGCGGCTCCGATCGCGAAATAGACGAGGTAACCGGCCAGTCGATCCGCCGTCTTCTGCACGGGCGCCCGGGAGCGTTCCGCACGCTCGACCGCCTCTATGATCTTGCCGAAGCTCGTGTCGCGCCCTAGCTGCTCCGCGCGCACTTCGAGGGCGCCCGACTGGTTGATGGTGCCGGCGTAGACTTGACCCCCCTCCAATTTCTCGACCGGCATCGATTCTCCGGTGATCGTCGCCTCGTCGACGTAGGAATGGCCGCCCACTACCATCCCGTCTACCGGAAGCCGGCCACCCGGGCTCACGAGCACCAGATCCCCGACCCGGAGCTCGTCGAGTGGGAGTTCGCGCACCTCGACGCCTCGCCGCACTTTGGCAGTGCGCGGTAGGTAGTTGAGCAGGTCCTCGATCGCCCGCCTCCCTCGGGAGACCGTGAGTCCCTCAAGGATCTCGGCCACAAGCACGAAGAGCGTGATGATGAGGGCGGTGAAGAACTCTCCAATCGCGAGGGCCGCGCCGAGGGCGATGGTCATGGAGAGCTCCATCGTCATCTTGCGCTCAAGGAGGTTCTCGAGGGCTTCTTTGAAGATGGGGTATCCGCCCACCAGCGTGGCGGCGAGCCCAACGATGCTTATGCGCGGGAAGGGCTCCCAGAGACAAAACCAGACCGCTCCCGCGGCGAGCCCCACCAAGGCGATCCGCGCAAGCTCGGACCACTCGACGCCGTGCTCTCCGCCCTCTTCGTAATGATGCGGGCGATCGGCGGTCTGTGTCGCGAGGTCTCGGTCGATCATGAGTCCCTGCCTTTCGCTTTCTCCCAACTATTTCAGGTAGGCGCGGACGATGTCGATCACCTGCTCGGCCTCTTCGGCAGCCTTGGAGCCGGGCGCGGCGCCTGCGAAGGCGTGCACGCGGAGGTGCTCCTCCAGAACCTCTGCCATGAGGCTATTCATCGCTCCGTGAGACACGGCTATCAGGTGCAGGATCGAACCGCACTCCTGTTCTCCCTCAAGCGCCCGCTTGAGCGCGTCAACCTGTCCCGCGATGCGGTTCACCCGGTTGAGGAGCTTTTTCTTATCTCGGATCGTGTGGGCCATTGGCCTCCCCTGAAATGAGTATATCCTATCCGGGTATGATATATTCCACCTCGACCAGGCCCTAAACTGCCAGGTCCTCACCGCAGTCGACGGTCTAAGGGATCGGAGTCGGCGTCCTGAATGTGCCGTTCACGCTTCCCGCGGCGTCCGCCAAACGTCGGCGGGGGTCTCGACGCTCCACGTGCCTAACTTCCGGCCCTCCTGGCCGTAGCGCCCGTCATGTGGGCGACTCAGGATGCCGAGGAACCGGCCCGGAACCGCCCAGGACGAGGCTTAAAGGCTTCCTGTTCAACAGGAAAGCGGTGTGGATGGCCTTCCCGTCGAGTCGGGTGTGGGTTCTGACTGCCTACTGGCAGACGAGCAAGGCGAGGCGCGGGAAGCTAAACGTACCCGCCACCTCGTCGATCACGTTCGCCCTGGCAGGCTCGATACTCGTCAGCAGCCCGCGAGTTCCATTCGTGGGTTGCCCGATACCGAGCCCTACCGTGACCGTAGTCTGCGGCGTGAGGCCGCTGAGAGTGAGATCGCATTCGCCGCTCCCCACGACGGTAACTGACTGAACGACGGCGCCGGTGCGGACGAGACCCCGGTGAAGGTCTGCGAGGTCGTGGCGGTGGTGGGAATGGTCGTGATTCCACAAGCCCTGGCGAGCACCCGCGACAGCGACGCCGAAGACGTGATGCCCTAGTGAGGTCTTCTCTCTAGAATCGCATTCTCATCACGAAGCTTCTCTTGAACGCGAACCCGGAACCGGCCGCGACCCTTTTCGACGGTCTCAGTAGGCGAAGTACGGTCCGAGGCCCGCGGGGGTGCTTTGCAACTCGATGGCCGTGTACACATTCCGCCCGAAGAAGAACGGCAGCCCCCAATCGAAAGACCCGGCGTTCGGTCCGCCCAGGTTGTCGAAGGCGGCATTGGGGGAGTTGAAGAGTGCGTCCGCGTTGGCGACCGTGAAGTTGACGCTCGTGCTCGACCCGTTCGTGCCGCGGTTCGTCGCCGCCAGAACTTCGGGCGTCTGGGGACAGTAGAAGAAAGATGCGTCTTGGCAGGTCGCAAACCCTGTCGTGGGGGAATCGAGGAAGTAGAGCGCGTTGGTGCCGCTGTCGATGAAACTCGAGGCGTACGACTGTCCCTGGAAGGTCGTGGTGAAGTCTCCGGTGTCATCGACCGAAAGAACGACGGCCGCCCCCAGCCCGTTGTTCGACCGGGTCCCGATGCCGAAGACCATCGATCCGCTGACCGTCGGCGCTCCCGTCGCTGCAATCGCGGGCAGTTGGATGATCACCCCGTTGTTGTCGAGCGGGAAAAGCCACACGGGGTTCTGGACCTGCTGGTTCAGGCCCACCGTGGTCGGGACACAGCCGGATGAAGGACACGAGTAGTAGAGGCCCGGGTTCTGGGCTCCGGTGACAGAGCATGCCGAACCGCAGTCCTGCCGGAAGAGCCCGACTCCAAGGACTCCGTTCGCTCCGAGGGAGTCGACCGTTTCGTGGGCGGGAAGCCCCGATTGGGTGCAGCTCTTCGGGACGCTGAAAGCCGAGGTCCCGATCGCCTGGATGGGCGCCGCGGTGGCCTGCTCGCCGGCGATCTTCACG harbors:
- a CDS encoding cation-translocating P-type ATPase, coding for MIDRDLATQTADRPHHYEEGGEHGVEWSELARIALVGLAAGAVWFCLWEPFPRISIVGLAATLVGGYPIFKEALENLLERKMTMELSMTIALGAALAIGEFFTALIITLFVLVAEILEGLTVSRGRRAIEDLLNYLPRTAKVRRGVEVRELPLDELRVGDLVLVSPGGRLPVDGMVVGGHSYVDEATITGESMPVEKLEGGQVYAGTINQSGALEVRAEQLGRDTSFGKIIEAVERAERSRAPVQKTADRLAGYLVYFAIGAALLTFAITRDARSTISVIIVAGACGIAAGTPLAILGAIGRAARLGSIIKGGLYLEILAVVDTVVFDKTGTVTYGAPEVRAILPVRGVSSTTLFEAAAVAERRSEHPLGKAILKRADELGIRAVEPDHFAYTPGKGVVAKLGGERIVAGNRALLSEHGIAVVEDFGSDPSASEVWVAIGPRVLGAIRIADSLRPAAKEAVGALKALGMRTVLLTGDQRNVAEAVARELAIDDFSAELLPDDKMREVKRLVEGGLTVAMVGDGVNDAPALAAASVGIAMGSGTDVARESAHIVLLGNDLLKLVETVRIAKRARRIIMQNFAGTLLVDGIGIVLAALGFLNPLLAAFIHVASELTFILNSTRLLPGALHDPRAPSVAHAGVSA
- a CDS encoding metal/formaldehyde-sensitive transcriptional repressor, encoding MAHTIRDKKKLLNRVNRIAGQVDALKRALEGEQECGSILHLIAVSHGAMNSLMAEVLEEHLRVHAFAGAAPGSKAAEEAEQVIDIVRAYLK
- a CDS encoding DUF3443 domain-containing protein yields the protein MRVAFIVSAFGLLGLASCGGGGTGSSSSGGNVIGGPGPNVQPIVVNSGPANNYADGAFTSVTVCVPGTNDCQTIDGVLVDTGSVGLRLLSSVLTVSLPPQNDAEGAPVLECNQFQDSYQWGPVIMADVKIAGEQATAAPIQAIGTSAFSVPKSCTQSGLPAHETVDSLGANGVLGVGLFRQDCGSACSVTGAQNPGLYYSCPSSGCVPTTVGLNQQVQNPVWLFPLDNNGVIIQLPAIAATGAPTVSGSMVFGIGTRSNNGLGAAVVLSVDDTGDFTTTFQGQSYASSFIDSGTNALYFLDSPTTGFATCQDASFFYCPQTPEVLAATNRGTNGSSTSVNFTVANADALFNSPNAAFDNLGGPNAGSFDWGLPFFFGRNVYTAIELQSTPAGLGPYFAY